Proteins from one Aureimonas sp. SA4125 genomic window:
- a CDS encoding IS66 family transposase produces MDRGDLQRLTKEELIDLVLKIQRPEKTSRTSSKPPSSDRKERREQARPGGAKPGHEGHSRAMGEDFDRLVDHRPEQCSCCQAALADSLPAEIGGTYETVDLPEIKPFVTRHRRLSVCCPSCGTLVSAGLPDAARGTPFGPRLHAVATYLKTFQALSYERLQKALADLFGLQISQGGLMNMLRRAQGTFVADRDLAIAALRRSKVVASDETGVRIEGSNAFQWVFRCDDAVVHRAAPTRGAIVVRTLMDGHRPKVWCSDRYSAQQGHADAHQTCLAHLARDVAYAEQAGEDLLPSRLRIWLSKAFALASGITTFAASTIVAKRRALERSLSEILAAPTSCPFARVVQHKFRRARDQLLTFTLWTGMVEATNNGCERALRPAVIQRKVTNGYRSMWAAEGEADIRTVVDTARLRQGGNVFNTILETVGA; encoded by the coding sequence ATGGATCGCGGTGATTTGCAGCGTCTGACGAAGGAAGAGTTGATCGATCTGGTGCTGAAGATTCAGCGTCCGGAGAAGACGTCACGCACATCCTCGAAGCCTCCGTCTAGTGACCGCAAGGAGCGCCGTGAGCAGGCAAGACCTGGCGGCGCCAAGCCCGGTCACGAAGGCCACAGCCGAGCGATGGGTGAGGATTTCGATCGGCTCGTCGATCACCGTCCCGAGCAATGCTCCTGCTGCCAGGCAGCCCTGGCCGATAGCCTTCCCGCGGAGATCGGCGGCACGTACGAGACGGTCGATCTGCCGGAGATCAAGCCGTTCGTGACGCGTCATCGCCGGCTTTCGGTTTGTTGTCCTTCCTGCGGCACGCTTGTCTCAGCGGGATTGCCCGATGCGGCAAGGGGGACGCCGTTCGGGCCGCGGCTGCATGCGGTGGCGACCTATCTTAAGACCTTCCAGGCCCTGTCCTATGAACGGCTTCAGAAAGCTCTGGCCGATCTCTTCGGCTTGCAGATCAGCCAGGGCGGGCTGATGAACATGCTGCGCCGGGCGCAGGGCACCTTCGTCGCCGACCGCGATCTCGCCATTGCCGCCCTGCGCCGCTCCAAGGTGGTGGCCTCGGACGAGACCGGCGTTCGCATCGAAGGCAGCAACGCCTTCCAATGGGTGTTTCGCTGCGATGACGCAGTCGTCCATCGTGCCGCTCCGACCCGTGGTGCCATCGTGGTCAGGACCCTGATGGACGGGCACCGGCCAAAGGTCTGGTGTTCCGATCGCTACTCTGCCCAGCAGGGACATGCCGACGCCCATCAGACCTGTCTGGCTCATCTGGCCCGCGACGTCGCCTACGCCGAACAGGCGGGCGAGGATCTGCTGCCGTCGCGGCTGCGGATCTGGCTGTCCAAGGCTTTCGCTTTGGCCAGCGGCATCACGACCTTCGCCGCATCGACCATCGTCGCCAAGCGCCGTGCACTGGAGCGAAGTCTTTCCGAGATCCTCGCCGCACCGACCTCCTGCCCTTTCGCTCGAGTGGTCCAGCACAAGTTCAGGCGAGCGCGCGACCAGCTCCTGACCTTCACTCTCTGGACCGGGATGGTCGAGGCCACCAACAACGGCTGCGAGCGCGCCCTGCGACCGGCCGTGATCCAGCGCAAGGTCACCAACGGCTATCGATCCATGTGGGCCGCCGAAGGCGAAGCTGACATCCGAACCGTCGTCGATACCGCCCGGCTGCGCCAAGGGGGCAACGTCTTCAACACAATTCTCGAGACGGTAGGCGCCTGA
- a CDS encoding DUF6481 family protein — protein sequence MSTPKDNDFAERRSAALLAKQALLEKFKAKPDENDPAVQAKIAERAARAEARELRAEEKRAELARKKEEEAARLAAIEAENAAEELARKAVADERVNRVVADEAERKAARDARYAARKQRKK from the coding sequence TTGAGCACGCCCAAGGATAACGACTTCGCCGAGCGCCGCAGCGCTGCCCTGCTGGCCAAGCAGGCGCTTCTGGAGAAGTTCAAGGCCAAGCCCGACGAGAACGACCCGGCGGTACAGGCGAAGATCGCCGAACGCGCCGCGCGCGCCGAGGCGCGCGAATTGCGTGCCGAAGAGAAGCGCGCCGAACTCGCCCGCAAGAAGGAGGAGGAGGCTGCGCGCCTCGCCGCCATCGAAGCGGAAAATGCCGCCGAGGAACTGGCCCGCAAGGCCGTCGCCGACGAGCGCGTCAACCGGGTCGTGGCCGACGAGGCCGAGCGCAAGGCCGCGCGCGACGCGAGATACGCCGCGCGCAAGCAGCGCAAGAAATAA
- a CDS encoding DEAD/DEAH box helicase: MPFRPTSLPLERALAEHDYTEPTPVQDAVLEPETAGRDLLVSAQTGSGKTVAYGLAIASTLLGDAERLGPADQPLALVVAPTRELALQVHRELEWLYAHAGATIVTCVGGMDPRAEQKKLNAGAHIVVGTPGRLRDHLERGRLRIGNLKAVILDEADEMLDLGFREDLEFILEATPKERRTLLFSATLPKAITALAKRYQRDAMRIEASRGVTGHVDIEYRAVRIAPNEVEHAVVNLLRSAESPSAIVFCNTREAVRHLHSGLLERGFSAVALSGELGQNERNAAMQALRDGRARVCIATDVASRGIDLPNLGLVIHAELPNDAESLQHRSGRTGRAGRKGVSVLLVPISRRRKAERLLAEANIHPTWGGAPTADEIRKLDEERLLSDPILTQESTEEDQAVAAALLARHSAEDLAAALARIYRSRLPAPEDVYDPGFARDTKPAKNYAETGERGTRRERDAVVRGAGGATVWFHMDIGRRNNADPKWLLPLICRRGSVTRDDIGAIRIFDRETKFEIAEAMAAKFSASAQGIDADDITISRMAEGADTRPAPRTDSPRPRKPYAGKSGSTESAARPGGDKAYAKPRRPKKP, translated from the coding sequence GTGCCGTTCCGCCCGACCAGCCTGCCCCTCGAACGCGCTCTCGCCGAGCACGACTACACCGAACCGACACCGGTCCAGGACGCCGTCCTCGAGCCGGAAACCGCAGGCCGCGACCTGCTCGTCTCGGCTCAGACCGGATCCGGCAAGACGGTCGCCTACGGTCTCGCCATCGCCTCGACGCTGCTCGGCGATGCCGAGCGCCTCGGCCCCGCCGACCAGCCGCTCGCCCTCGTCGTCGCCCCGACGCGCGAACTGGCGCTGCAGGTGCACCGCGAACTCGAATGGCTCTACGCCCATGCCGGTGCGACGATCGTCACCTGCGTCGGCGGCATGGACCCGCGCGCCGAGCAGAAGAAGCTGAACGCCGGTGCCCATATCGTCGTCGGCACCCCCGGCCGCCTGCGTGACCATCTGGAGCGCGGCCGCCTGCGCATCGGCAACCTCAAGGCCGTCATCCTCGACGAGGCCGACGAGATGCTCGACCTCGGCTTCCGCGAGGACCTCGAATTCATCCTCGAGGCGACCCCGAAGGAGCGCCGCACGCTCCTCTTCTCGGCGACGCTGCCGAAGGCGATCACCGCGCTCGCCAAGCGCTACCAGCGCGACGCCATGCGCATCGAGGCCTCGCGCGGCGTCACCGGTCACGTCGATATCGAATACCGGGCCGTGCGCATAGCCCCGAACGAGGTCGAGCACGCCGTCGTCAACCTTCTGCGCTCGGCCGAATCGCCCAGCGCCATCGTCTTCTGCAACACCCGCGAAGCCGTCCGGCACCTTCATTCGGGCCTGCTCGAGCGCGGATTTTCGGCCGTCGCTCTGTCGGGCGAGCTCGGCCAGAACGAGCGTAACGCCGCCATGCAGGCGCTGCGCGACGGCCGCGCCCGCGTCTGCATCGCCACCGATGTCGCCTCGCGCGGCATCGACCTGCCCAATCTCGGCCTCGTCATCCATGCCGAATTGCCGAACGACGCGGAATCGCTGCAGCACCGGAGCGGGCGCACCGGCCGCGCCGGCCGCAAGGGCGTGTCCGTCCTGCTGGTTCCGATCTCGCGCCGCCGCAAGGCCGAGCGCCTGCTCGCCGAGGCCAACATCCATCCGACCTGGGGCGGCGCGCCGACCGCCGACGAGATCCGCAAGCTCGACGAGGAGCGACTGCTCTCCGACCCGATCCTGACGCAGGAATCGACCGAGGAGGACCAGGCTGTCGCCGCCGCGCTTCTCGCCAGGCACAGCGCCGAGGACCTTGCCGCCGCGCTCGCGCGCATCTACCGCTCGCGCCTGCCGGCGCCCGAGGATGTCTACGACCCCGGCTTTGCCCGCGACACCAAGCCGGCGAAGAACTATGCCGAGACCGGCGAACGCGGCACGCGGCGCGAGCGCGATGCGGTCGTGCGCGGCGCCGGCGGCGCCACCGTCTGGTTCCACATGGACATCGGCCGGCGCAACAATGCCGATCCGAAATGGCTGCTGCCGCTGATCTGCCGCCGCGGTTCGGTGACGCGCGACGACATCGGTGCCATCCGCATCTTCGACCGCGAGACCAAGTTCGAGATCGCCGAGGCGATGGCGGCGAAATTCTCGGCGAGCGCGCAGGGGATCGATGCCGACGACATCACCATCTCGCGCATGGCCGAAGGCGCCGACACGAGGCCCGCGCCCCGCACCGACTCCCCGCGCCCCCGCAAGCCCTACGCCGGCAAGTCCGGCTCGACCGAGAGCGCCGCGCGCCCCGGCGGCGACAAGGCCTATGCCAAGCCGCGCCGGCCGAAGAAGCCGTAA
- a CDS encoding ABC transporter ATP-binding protein, which produces MSFLRIDAVSKSFGTNTVVQKFDLTIAKGEFVSLLGPSGCGKTTVLRMIAGFETPSSGSIVIDGQDVTNQPPNRRRIGMVFQAYALFPNMNVFGNVAFGLKIAGMPKAQIESRVAEMLKLIGLEHLADRYPYQMSGGQQQRVALARALAPKPQVLLLDEPLSALDAKIRTSLREEIRQIQQQLGITTIFVTHDQEEALSISDRIVVMNGGRADQIGTPFEIYNRPASRFVASFIGTLSLLEGHAIGEGQVDVAGQGIAVPGHGGAPGTPVTVALRPEALSLVPTQERTNVLRGEIDSVQFLGSVVRMRVRLGDNVLLLDAFNSPAAPPPVRGETVSMHFAPGDGQILDQPQAIAAE; this is translated from the coding sequence ATGAGCTTTCTGAGGATCGATGCCGTCAGCAAGAGCTTCGGCACCAATACGGTGGTGCAGAAGTTCGACCTGACGATCGCCAAGGGCGAATTCGTCTCGCTGCTCGGCCCCTCCGGTTGCGGCAAGACGACGGTTCTGAGGATGATCGCGGGGTTCGAGACGCCGTCGTCCGGCTCGATCGTCATCGACGGCCAGGACGTCACCAACCAGCCGCCGAACCGACGCCGGATCGGCATGGTCTTCCAGGCCTATGCGCTGTTTCCGAACATGAACGTCTTCGGCAATGTCGCTTTCGGCCTGAAGATCGCGGGCATGCCGAAGGCGCAGATCGAGTCCCGCGTGGCCGAGATGCTGAAGCTGATCGGCCTCGAGCATCTTGCCGACCGCTATCCCTACCAGATGTCGGGCGGCCAGCAGCAGCGCGTGGCGCTCGCCCGTGCCCTCGCGCCGAAACCCCAGGTGCTGTTGCTCGACGAGCCGCTCTCCGCGCTCGACGCCAAGATCCGGACCTCGCTGCGCGAGGAAATCCGCCAGATCCAGCAGCAGCTCGGGATCACCACGATCTTCGTGACGCACGACCAGGAGGAGGCGCTGTCGATCTCCGATCGCATCGTCGTCATGAACGGCGGGCGCGCCGACCAGATCGGGACGCCCTTCGAGATCTACAACCGCCCGGCTTCGCGCTTCGTCGCCTCCTTCATCGGCACGCTGAGCCTTCTCGAAGGCCATGCGATCGGCGAAGGCCAGGTCGATGTCGCGGGCCAGGGGATCGCAGTGCCCGGCCATGGCGGCGCGCCGGGAACGCCGGTGACCGTGGCCTTGCGCCCCGAGGCGCTGTCGCTCGTTCCGACGCAGGAGAGGACCAACGTCCTGCGCGGCGAGATCGACTCCGTCCAGTTTCTCGGATCCGTCGTGCGCATGCGCGTGCGGCTCGGCGACAATGTGCTGTTGCTGGACGCCTTCAACAGCCCGGCAGCGCCGCCGCCGGTCCGGGGCGAAACCGTCAGCATGCATTTTGCGCCGGGCGACGGACAGATCCTCGACCAGCCCCAGGCGATCGCGGCCGAATAG
- a CDS encoding type II toxin-antitoxin system PemK/MazF family toxin, with protein sequence MASKRRGEVWWVDFENSVGGEIRKTRPAVIVSNDAANGALNRLQVIPLTSNTGRLYPSDAIDSIEGRQSKAMADQIATASIEVVSKGALQLKMLGA encoded by the coding sequence ATGGCATCGAAGCGCCGCGGTGAAGTCTGGTGGGTAGACTTCGAAAATTCTGTCGGCGGCGAAATCCGAAAGACACGGCCTGCGGTGATCGTCAGCAATGATGCTGCCAATGGGGCGCTGAACCGCCTTCAGGTGATTCCTCTCACAAGCAATACCGGCCGCCTCTATCCAAGCGATGCCATCGATTCGATCGAGGGGCGCCAGAGCAAGGCTATGGCCGACCAGATCGCGACCGCGTCCATTGAAGTTGTTAGTAAAGGTGCTCTTCAGCTGAAGATGCTGGGTGCGTAG
- a CDS encoding ABC transporter substrate-binding protein has product MKTHLTRAASALAIVAMSSGLAHAQAAAAVSMDELVAAAKAEGQLTTIALPHDWCGYGDVIAGFKAKYPFLTINELNPNAGSGDEIEAIKANKGNTGPQAPDVIDVGLSFGPAAKAEGLLMPYKVSTWDSIPDTAKDADGYWYGDYYGVLALAVNTDIIKESPKSFADLKDPKYANSVAIPGDPRTGNSTMMTVYGAGIATGAKAGADAAKAGTAFFKELKENGNFVPVNGTAQNMAQGTTPILFDWDYNVLAMRDKLAGNPPMDVIVPSDAVIAGVYVQAISAFAPHPNAAKLWMEYLYSDEGQLGWLKGYCHPIRFNDLAANDKIPADLLAKMPAPESYEKAVFPTLDEQSAAKAVVAEDWAKEMGAQ; this is encoded by the coding sequence ATGAAAACTCATCTGACGCGGGCCGCGTCGGCGCTCGCCATCGTTGCCATGTCTTCCGGGCTGGCGCACGCCCAGGCGGCCGCTGCCGTGTCCATGGACGAGCTCGTCGCGGCTGCCAAGGCCGAGGGACAGCTGACCACGATCGCGCTCCCGCACGACTGGTGCGGCTATGGCGACGTCATCGCCGGGTTCAAGGCGAAGTACCCCTTCCTCACCATCAACGAGCTGAACCCCAATGCCGGTTCGGGCGACGAGATCGAGGCGATCAAGGCCAACAAGGGCAATACCGGCCCGCAGGCTCCCGACGTCATCGACGTCGGCCTGTCCTTCGGCCCCGCCGCCAAGGCCGAGGGGCTGCTGATGCCCTACAAGGTCTCGACCTGGGACTCGATCCCCGACACGGCCAAGGATGCAGACGGCTACTGGTATGGCGACTATTACGGCGTTCTCGCCCTTGCCGTGAACACCGACATCATCAAGGAATCGCCGAAGAGCTTCGCCGACCTGAAGGATCCGAAATACGCCAATTCGGTCGCCATTCCCGGTGATCCGCGCACCGGCAATTCGACGATGATGACCGTCTACGGCGCCGGTATCGCGACGGGCGCCAAGGCCGGTGCCGATGCCGCCAAGGCCGGAACGGCCTTCTTCAAGGAGCTGAAGGAGAACGGCAACTTCGTGCCGGTGAACGGCACGGCGCAGAACATGGCGCAGGGCACGACGCCGATCCTGTTCGACTGGGACTACAACGTCCTCGCGATGCGCGACAAGCTCGCCGGCAACCCGCCGATGGACGTCATCGTTCCCTCGGACGCCGTCATCGCCGGCGTCTACGTCCAGGCGATCTCGGCCTTCGCGCCGCATCCGAACGCCGCCAAGCTCTGGATGGAATACCTCTATTCGGACGAGGGGCAGCTCGGCTGGCTGAAGGGCTACTGCCATCCGATCCGCTTCAACGATCTGGCCGCCAACGACAAGATCCCCGCCGATCTTCTCGCCAAGATGCCGGCGCCGGAGAGCTACGAGAAGGCCGTGTTCCCGACCCTCGACGAGCAGTCGGCCGCCAAGGCGGTCGTCGCCGAGGATTGGGCCAAGGAAATGGGTGCGCAGTAA
- a CDS encoding MarR family transcriptional regulator — MTTEAISAPALASLLEQVARRIHSQGYAADLFPAQWSALRYLDSAPPQLRTAIDLARFQGLASGAVARTVRTLITKGLLVKAGTIGRGRAEQLNLTDLGRSILADDPLQSIAKALEILSPTERESLANGLEIAIRSTMPDTDEA, encoded by the coding sequence TTGACGACAGAGGCAATTTCAGCTCCAGCCCTCGCCAGCCTGCTGGAGCAGGTTGCGCGGCGCATCCATAGCCAAGGCTATGCCGCAGACCTCTTTCCGGCGCAGTGGTCGGCGCTCCGCTATCTCGACAGCGCTCCGCCGCAGCTGCGCACCGCCATCGACCTGGCACGGTTTCAGGGGCTGGCTTCCGGTGCCGTCGCGCGGACCGTGCGAACACTGATCACCAAGGGACTTCTGGTGAAGGCCGGCACCATCGGGCGGGGCCGGGCCGAACAGCTGAACCTCACCGATCTCGGCCGATCGATCCTGGCAGACGATCCGTTGCAGAGCATCGCCAAGGCGCTCGAGATTCTCAGCCCAACCGAGCGGGAATCGCTCGCCAACGGCCTCGAAATCGCCATTCGATCAACGATGCCCGACACCGACGAGGCATGA
- a CDS encoding ABC transporter permease subunit: MTTAPTAHEATDHSASRSLVPGFASGLRGNWIGLVPFFGFSLLFLVLPILYLVTGAFQNAEGSFTLDNFAQLATPNIMAAYSLSIRLSLFSALLGTATGVLLGYAVILGGLPSWVRPVFMTFSGVASNFAGIPLAFAFIATLGRIGLVTVVLRDVFGFNLYGAGFNLFSFWGVALTYLYFQMPLMLLIVAPALDGLKNEWREAAEILGANRRQYWRMVALPVLTPSILGCFLLLFANAFGTLATVYALTGSRFAVVPIVLFQQIQGNVLYNPNLGYALAVGMVVIMAVSNTIYLVLRTRAERWQK, from the coding sequence ATGACGACAGCGCCGACAGCCCATGAAGCGACCGACCACTCCGCCTCTCGAAGCCTCGTTCCGGGCTTTGCCAGCGGGCTGAGGGGCAACTGGATCGGGCTCGTGCCGTTCTTCGGCTTCAGCCTCCTGTTTCTCGTCCTGCCGATCCTCTACCTCGTCACCGGCGCTTTCCAGAACGCCGAGGGCTCGTTCACCCTCGACAACTTCGCGCAGCTGGCGACGCCCAACATCATGGCGGCCTATTCGCTGTCGATCCGGCTCAGCCTGTTCTCCGCGCTGCTGGGGACCGCGACCGGCGTTCTCCTCGGCTATGCCGTCATCCTCGGCGGGCTTCCGAGCTGGGTCCGGCCCGTCTTCATGACCTTCTCGGGCGTCGCGTCGAACTTCGCCGGCATTCCGCTGGCCTTCGCCTTCATCGCCACCCTCGGCCGCATCGGCCTCGTCACCGTGGTGCTGCGCGACGTCTTCGGCTTCAACCTCTACGGCGCCGGCTTCAACCTGTTTTCATTCTGGGGCGTCGCCCTGACCTATCTCTACTTCCAGATGCCGCTGATGCTTCTGATCGTCGCGCCGGCGCTCGACGGGCTGAAGAACGAATGGCGCGAGGCGGCGGAGATCCTCGGCGCCAACCGCCGGCAGTACTGGCGGATGGTGGCCCTTCCGGTGCTGACGCCCTCGATCCTCGGCTGCTTCCTCCTGCTCTTTGCCAATGCCTTCGGCACGCTGGCCACGGTCTACGCCCTGACAGGCTCGCGCTTCGCGGTCGTGCCGATCGTCCTTTTCCAGCAGATCCAGGGCAACGTTCTCTACAATCCCAACCTCGGCTACGCTCTGGCCGTCGGCATGGTTGTGATCATGGCGGTCTCGAACACCATCTATCTCGTGCTCCGCACGCGGGCCGAACGGTGGCAGAAGTGA
- a CDS encoding IS256 family transposase, producing MTEDRLPLAELFAKAGDGDFLRTIAESVMQLLMEVDVEGMIGAGRHERTQERATYRNGYRDRSLDTRLGSLQLRIPKLRQGSYFPPFLEPRKLSEKALVAVIQEAWISGVSTRRVDDLVQAMGLSGIGKSTVSKLCKDIDERVGGFLDRPLTGDWPYLWLDATYLKQREGGRIVSVAAIIAVAVNTDGKREIVGLHIGPSEAETFWSSFLKSLVRRGLSGVKLVISDAHEGLKAAIRRVFSASWQRCRVHWMRNALSYVPKAQQSMAAAALRQAFAQPDRASASQALRHVADQLRGKCPKLGAFIDNSETDVLAHMDFPSQHRTRIHSTNSLERLNKEVKRRADVVGIFPNEGSIIRLIGAVLLEANDEWQIQNRYMQTEPMADLMAMGNTAKPEQISTEVA from the coding sequence ATGACCGAGGACAGACTACCGCTTGCCGAGCTTTTTGCGAAAGCCGGGGACGGCGATTTCCTGAGAACGATAGCCGAGAGCGTGATGCAGCTCCTTATGGAGGTCGACGTTGAAGGCATGATCGGCGCCGGGCGCCACGAACGGACGCAGGAACGGGCGACTTATCGCAATGGCTACCGCGACCGCTCGCTCGACACGCGGCTCGGCTCGTTGCAGCTTCGGATACCCAAGCTTCGGCAGGGCAGCTACTTCCCGCCGTTCCTGGAGCCGAGAAAGCTCTCGGAGAAGGCCTTGGTTGCCGTCATTCAGGAAGCTTGGATCAGCGGCGTTTCCACCCGGCGGGTCGACGATCTGGTACAGGCCATGGGGCTGTCGGGGATCGGCAAGAGCACCGTATCGAAGCTGTGCAAAGACATCGACGAACGCGTCGGCGGCTTCCTCGACCGTCCTCTCACTGGCGACTGGCCCTACCTCTGGCTGGATGCGACCTACCTGAAGCAGCGCGAGGGTGGACGCATCGTTTCGGTCGCCGCCATAATCGCCGTGGCCGTGAACACGGACGGCAAGCGCGAGATCGTCGGCCTTCACATCGGCCCCTCGGAAGCGGAGACGTTTTGGTCGAGCTTCCTCAAGAGCCTCGTGCGCCGCGGCCTGTCCGGCGTGAAGCTCGTGATCTCGGATGCTCACGAAGGGCTGAAAGCCGCCATTCGCCGGGTGTTCAGCGCCTCCTGGCAGCGCTGCCGGGTGCATTGGATGCGCAACGCCCTGTCGTATGTCCCGAAGGCGCAGCAGAGCATGGCGGCGGCCGCGCTGCGCCAAGCCTTCGCCCAGCCCGATCGTGCTAGCGCCAGCCAGGCGCTGCGCCACGTCGCCGACCAGCTTCGGGGAAAGTGTCCAAAGCTCGGGGCCTTCATCGACAACAGCGAGACCGACGTGCTGGCGCACATGGATTTTCCCAGTCAGCACCGGACCCGGATCCATTCGACGAATTCCCTGGAGCGCCTGAACAAGGAGGTGAAGCGGCGTGCCGACGTCGTCGGAATCTTCCCGAACGAGGGATCCATCATCCGGCTCATCGGCGCCGTCCTTCTCGAGGCCAACGACGAATGGCAGATCCAGAACCGCTACATGCAGACCGAACCCATGGCCGACCTCATGGCCATGGGCAACACTGCAAAACCCGAACAGATTTCCACCGAAGTCGCCTGA
- a CDS encoding calcium-binding protein — MDAWGGNGNDWIFVSGSSASNFLYGEQGNDVISGGAGSDYIEGGQGSDSLDGGGGNDTIYGGDGNDTNSVTINAGGFYLTSSTGGLRGGAGDDYLDGGRGNDLLDGGADNDVLLGGEGDDSIFGGSGNDFADGGRGNDYFVLGAGNDAATGGEGNDQISGNEGNDTIKAGDGNDAVTGGLNNDVLSGEEGNDTIYGDDGNPGVGGNDAIDGGHGDDVLLGNGGDDVMYGGTGNDYLQGDDGSDTLKAESGYDYMMGGAGADSFLFDTTGFQQDAIYDFTNGVDRLVISRGVFATFADVQAGTSQQGANTFINAGNGDIIVLANFSAANIDASDFILF, encoded by the coding sequence ATGGATGCCTGGGGAGGCAATGGCAACGATTGGATTTTCGTATCAGGAAGCTCGGCTTCTAACTTTTTATATGGAGAACAAGGCAACGATGTTATTTCTGGAGGGGCCGGATCTGACTACATTGAGGGTGGGCAAGGTTCAGACTCACTAGATGGTGGCGGTGGTAATGACACCATTTACGGTGGCGATGGCAATGACACTAACAGCGTCACCATCAACGCTGGAGGTTTTTATCTTACCTCATCGACCGGCGGTCTGCGCGGTGGTGCTGGCGACGACTATCTCGATGGCGGGCGTGGCAACGACCTCTTGGACGGCGGGGCCGACAACGACGTTCTCCTTGGCGGCGAGGGCGACGACTCGATTTTTGGTGGCTCAGGAAACGATTTCGCCGATGGTGGCCGCGGCAACGACTACTTCGTCCTCGGCGCCGGCAATGATGCGGCAACGGGTGGCGAGGGCAATGACCAGATATCCGGCAACGAAGGGAACGACACCATCAAGGCTGGAGATGGCAATGACGCCGTCACGGGCGGGCTGAACAACGACGTTCTCTCCGGCGAGGAAGGCAACGACACCATCTATGGCGACGACGGCAATCCCGGCGTCGGCGGGAACGACGCGATCGACGGAGGCCATGGCGACGACGTCCTTCTCGGCAATGGTGGCGACGATGTCATGTACGGGGGTACGGGCAACGACTATCTCCAGGGTGACGACGGCAGCGATACGCTGAAGGCCGAATCCGGCTACGACTACATGATGGGCGGCGCCGGTGCCGACTCCTTCCTCTTCGACACGACCGGGTTCCAACAGGACGCCATCTACGACTTCACGAATGGCGTCGATCGCCTGGTCATCTCGCGCGGTGTCTTTGCGACCTTTGCCGATGTTCAGGCCGGGACAAGCCAGCAGGGTGCGAACACCTTCATCAATGCTGGCAACGGCGATATCATCGTGCTCGCCAACTTCAGCGCAGCCAATATCGATGCGTCCGACTTCATTCTGTTCTAG
- a CDS encoding ABC transporter permease subunit produces MAEVKKTFPIVSTLIVVLTASFFLIPLYATFQFSLQMVRGEWSFASYRSVIQSDVFLATIQFSTIASLAAILLGAAVVVPTAYWVRLKLPRLRPVVEFVSLMPLIIPPVVLVFGYIRLYGSDSFLPLTMTSQGTNVLLVAGYVVLSLPYMYRSVDNGMAAIDIKTLTEAAESLGASRLRTITGVIFPNVRSAIVSGAFLTFSISFGEFVLASLLNRPAFGPYLVQIGQDRAYEPAALAIMSFALIWACMVLMQVFASRKPGRKLVPRLVPKSARIVTP; encoded by the coding sequence GTGGCAGAAGTGAAGAAGACCTTTCCGATCGTCTCGACCCTCATCGTCGTTCTCACGGCGTCCTTTTTCCTGATCCCGCTCTATGCGACCTTCCAGTTCTCGCTGCAGATGGTGCGCGGAGAGTGGAGCTTTGCGTCCTACCGTTCGGTGATCCAGAGCGACGTGTTCCTGGCGACGATCCAGTTCTCGACGATCGCCTCGCTCGCGGCCATCCTCCTCGGCGCGGCGGTGGTCGTGCCGACGGCCTACTGGGTGCGGCTGAAGCTGCCGAGATTGCGACCGGTCGTCGAATTCGTCAGCCTGATGCCGCTGATCATCCCGCCCGTGGTGCTGGTCTTCGGCTATATCCGCCTCTACGGTTCGGACTCGTTCCTGCCGCTCACCATGACCAGCCAGGGCACCAACGTCCTCCTCGTCGCCGGCTATGTCGTGCTGTCGCTTCCCTATATGTACCGGTCGGTGGACAACGGCATGGCGGCGATCGACATCAAGACGCTGACCGAGGCCGCCGAGAGCCTCGGTGCCTCCCGCCTTCGCACCATCACGGGCGTGATCTTTCCGAATGTCCGCTCGGCGATCGTTTCCGGCGCCTTTCTCACCTTCTCCATCTCGTTCGGCGAGTTCGTCCTGGCGAGCCTTCTCAACCGTCCCGCCTTCGGTCCCTATCTCGTCCAGATCGGCCAGGACCGGGCCTATGAGCCGGCGGCGCTCGCCATCATGTCCTTCGCGCTCATCTGGGCCTGCATGGTGCTGATGCAGGTCTTCGCCAGCCGAAAGCCCGGACGAAAGCTCGTTCCCCGTCTCGTCCCGAAGTCTGCAAGGATCGTCACTCCATGA